One segment of Myotis daubentonii chromosome 11, mMyoDau2.1, whole genome shotgun sequence DNA contains the following:
- the LOC132212674 gene encoding NUT family member 2G-like, translated as MASVGASAVLGADVTLKPGASMTPFTAQPFSQPTTGPAHRPPGEQHLPPLRTPSFPPGRPLVLPALPRTPLVAGDAGQGPVGPGACNIMDQVRSEGGQPQPSQTQTIVLTQDPLNGSAPGAICGGAVCPAPLFLEATAVEAIMPASAFGGTQAGDGGWCPGLPSQAPPPAAQLAPIVPRVDPGPRPHGASREGSLAASQSKASLDDACNPKSVYEDFRRWQCFKALARGHLPQSPDAGALCCFLMPALRSLSRLRPTMTLEEGIGQAMQEWQRKSNFDRRVYSEMAEKFMEFEAEEQMRFEKFQWKKGAHTQLPAAPPRPDPRGPPAPAVGRQAARTPRKAVPSAQCAHTAQPPRETESRNGTPPEAEQEDMDIMDGLPVGAPGGGWEDEEKECLQDEGLLSYLDQLCSQEDFVTQVEEVIHPQFMEQIMSPDAQQDPLALAEELEQEEGLTAAQLVEKRVLASKEGGVQAPPSHGAPLWGSSPSESVTRQDAQRRDRGPQLGVSDKACPPETDFKDQQRRGPAGAHRPRPQAFAVSAGRQEHPPLRARCPPSAPQGPGPADCALGPGEARVPREAPPVGETRGPADRPREEEEDLRSLAFLWASPGRLLPCALSLSPVPASGLACPGGRGPRGAAQSQSLQRRGLSRAAPAASKSQKTPRPGADLGVCGRPALALGLVPSSQPRKRKCDPSDPGSGRKRHRSQDGAEGCAPHCQRPEGPRLHGAWLSPRGAKGSFSSQG; from the exons CACCTGCCGCCACTCAGGACCCCGTCATTCCCTCCTGGCCGCCCCCTGGTGCTGCCCGCTTTGCCCAGGACACCTCTGGTGGCAGGAGATGCGGGTCAAGGCCCCGTTGGGCCTGGGGCTTGCAACATCATGGACCAGGTCAGGTCAGAAGGGGGACAACCACAGCCCTCCCAGACTCAGACCATTGTCCTGACTCAGGACCCCCTCAATGGGAGTGCTCCAGGGGCCATCTGTGGGGGTGCTGTGTGTCCTGCACCCCTCTTCTTGGAAGCCACTGCGGTGGAGGCGATTATGCCCGCCTCCGCATTTGGGGGCACCCAGGCCGGCGATGGAGGCTGGTGTCCTGGCCTTCCTTCTCAAGCTCCACCACCAGCtgcccagctggcccccatcgTCCCCCGAGTGGACCCTGGACCACGGCCACACGGGGCTTCCAGGGAGGGTAGCCTGGCTGCCTCCCAGTCCAAGGCCTCGCTGGATGACGCCTGTAACCCCAAGAGTGTGTATGAGGACTTCCGTCGTTGGCAGTGCTTCAAGGCCCTGGCCCGGGGGCACCTTCCCCAGAGTCCTGATGCGGGAGCTCTTTGCTGCTTCCTCAT GCCAGCACTCCGGTCCCTGTCCCGCCTGAGGCCCACCATGACGCTGGAGGAGGGAATAGGGCAGGCCATGCAGGAATGGCAGCGCAAGAGCAACTTTGACCGGAGGGTCTATTCTGAGATGGCAGAAAA gtTCATGGAGTTTGAGGCGGAGGAGCAGATGCGGTTTGAGAAGTTCCAGTGGAAGAAGGGGGCGCACACCCAGCTCCCTGCTGCCCCACCGAGACCTGATCCTCgggggcccccagccccagcggtgggcaggcaggcag cGCGCACTCCCAGGAAGGCTGTACCCAGCGCCCAGTGCGCCCACACAGCCCAGCCGCCCCGGGAGACTGAGTCCCGCAATGGGACCCCCCCTGAGGCCGAGCAAGAGGACATGGacatcatggatgggctgcccgTGGGGGCGCCAGGCGGAGGATGGGAAGATGAAGAAAAGGAGTGTCTGCAGGACGAGGGTCTCCTGAGCTACCTGGACCAGCTGTGCTCCCAGGAAGACTTTGTCACCCAG GTGGAGGAGGTCATTCACCCCCAATTCATGGAACAAATAATGTCCCCAGACGCACAGCAGGATCCCTTGGCGCTAGCTGAGGAGTTGGAGCAGGAAGAAGGGCTCACTGCTGCCCAG CTGGTAGAGAAGCGAGTCCTGGCCTCCaaggaggggggcgtgcaggcacCTCCGAGTCAtggtgctcccctgtggggcTCAAGTCCTTCTGAGTCTGTGACCCGCCAAGATGCCCAGAGGCGTGACCGTGGCCCCCAGCTGGGGGTCAGTGACAAAGCCTGCCCACCAGAGACCGACTTCAAGGACCAGCAAAGGCGCGGCCCCGCAGGCGCCCaccggcccaggccccaggcctttGCTGTCTCTGCGGGGCGTCAGGAGCACCCACCACTCCGGGCGCGATGCCCGCCCTCGGCTCCCCAGGGCCCCGGGCCTGCTGACTGTGCACTGGGCCCCGGGGAGGCCCGCGTCCCCCGAGAGGCCCCTCCTGTCGGGGAGACTCGCGGGCCAGCGGACAGGCcccgtgaggaggaggaggacctcCGCAGCCTGGCCTTCCTCTGGGCCTCTCCCGGCCGCCTGCTGCCCTGCGCTCTCTCTCTGAGTCCTGTCCCCGCCTCGGGCCTGGCCTGCCCTGGAGGTCGGGGGCCCCGGGGCGCGGCCCAGTCCCAGTCCCTTCAGAGAAGAGGCCTCAGCCGAGCTGCACCTGCCGCGTCCAAGTCTCAGAAGACCCCCCGCCCAGGGGCCGACCTCGGGGTCTGTGGGCGGCCAGCGCTGGCTCTGGGGCTGGTGCCCTCCTCACAGCCTCGCAAGAGGAAGTGTGACCCGTCTGACCCAGGGAGCGGGAGGAAGCGGCACCGCAGCCAGGATGGAGCAGAGGGGtgtgccccccactgccagcgcccCGAGGGGCCCAGACTGCATGGGGCCTGGCTGTCCCCCAGAGGAGCCAAGGGCTCCTTCTCATCGCAGGGCTGA